The genomic region TGCGGAGCatgaaataaaaaaaaaggaggCAGACGAGCAGGAGGCTTTTACACAGCACAACGTTTTGTTTGTCATGTATGATTACTTCCCTACCTATACTATTCATCACAGAGCTGAAGCCTTTATGTACCAATATTGAAATGTTTGAAGAGCTGTTACTTGATTGGTGCGCTCGGGAATCCGGCTCATACTGAAGTTGTGGCTTGAGTCTTGAAGAGGCACAGCCAGCACCATCACAACAGCGCATGCCACTGGGTAGGGTAGGTACCGGTATTTGATGGTCCGTCGGGCTAATCAATTCTCGCATCGGATCCGAGCGGTTTATTCAGTCTGGCCCCTATCTATAGGAGGAACAGCTCAACAACAggctaaaagtaaaaagtaaaaagcACGACGATCACTGACTCATCTCATGCAGCCAACTTATCTGACAAACCATTCGAGCCATTCCTTCTCAGTTGTATTAATAATGTAGGCTCGAAAGGAGCACTCGTATGTTACCATAGCTCGAAATTATTGGATGATTTCTGTTGCCAGCCACGCTTTGGGCTTAGACAGCTCGCGACTCGGCTTTGAGTTAAGTCCAATGTCAGAGTGAGACCAGCCTTATGTCTTGtgagtacctacctacctagtgtGATAACGGGCGAAATAAGCAAAGGGCACCCTTGTTAAAGCCGATACTGACCCACACTTGGACGGATTTATCACCTCCGCCAAGGACGAACACCGATTGACGGTGCAAGGATAGATACGGTACCCCAGAGGTATTGGTTTCAACAACGGGAGATCTACCCCACTAGTTAACATAGATCATGTATTATAgtacataggtaggtaggcagatGTAAGACGGTGAGATTTACAGAGCGTACTTAGGTAGTTATAAAGGCTCTGCCCATATGGGGACTCAGATATACAATCACTGCACAGCAATGATTTCCACTTGTTGGCACTGACATGTATCATGGCCCAGTGGCAGCTTGAGTAACAAACACACAACACACAACATAcaataataattctttccTTCCTTACGTTAGTACCTACATCTCAGATTACACCTACAcaaccatcatcatggctcgttCGAcaatatcctcctcctccgagACGATCAATGACAGAAACCTCCAACCAACCACTTCGACAGACCCTGAAAAGTCAGGTCCTCAACCTATTGCCAAAACAGAAGCCAACATACACCCGGAACCTGCCAACGCCGTCGCGGCAGATCTTGAGCGTGGTgacaatgatgagaagaaacagaagcaACCGCCAGCAGGCCCTCCCCCAGGAATGGCACCAGCTGATTTCCCCGATGGTGGTTTCGAGGCTTGGCTTGTTGTCTTTGGTGGATGGTGTGCTCTGTTCTGCACATTCGGCCTTGTCAACTGCGTGGGTGTGTTCCAGAAATACTATGTTTCTGGACCGCTTAGGGACTATGATAGCTCTGCCGTGAGCTGGATCACCTCTGTTGAGGTGTTCTTCATGGTCTTCTGTGGTGCCATTGTATGTGTACACATCCTCCTCGTATCAATGCAATGAACTAACATCTTGCTAGTTTGGCAGTCTGTTCGACAACTACGGCCCCAAGTACCTTCTGTGGTTTGGGTCCATCGCCTACATCTTTGGTCTCATGATGATTTCTTTGTCGAAGGAATACTACCAGTTCTTCCTCTCACAGTCCATCGTCGCGGCCATTGGATCAAGCGCTGTCTTCAACGCTTGCATGTCCTCGCTCGTCACCTGGTTCTTCAAGCGTAGAGCTGGCGCTTTCGGTATCATGGTCTCAGGCTCATCTCTCGGAGGTGTTGTTCTTCCAATCATGATGGACAAGATGATTCACAGCGTCGGCTTTCCCTGGATGATGCGGACCATGGCTTTCATGTTCCTCATTTTGCTTGTCTTCTCTTGTCTCACTGTCAAATCGCGTCTACCTCCTCGCCCCAAACCCTTTATTGTCAAGGACTACATCAACGGTCTCCGCGAACTTCCCATACTCATCACTGTCataggcttctttttcttcatgTGGGGCATGTTTCTTCCCTTCAACTATGTCCTCCTCCAGGCTCAGGCTGCGGGCATGTCCAAGACTCTGATCCCTTACCTGCTACCTATCCTCAATGCTGTGAGGTAAGTCACGCCCTTTCTAGACCATGCTTTGCAGTACGTCCTGACTTTATCACAGTATCTTTGGTCGTATTATTCCCGGCATTATCGCCGACAAGATCGGTCGATACAAcgtcatgatcatcatcacattcaTATCCGCCCTCTTTTGTTTCTGTGTCTGGATTCCTGTCAAAGATACAGCCGGCATTGTCGTATTTGCTGTCATTTTTGGGTTCTCATCTGGTGGCTATATCAGTCTCGTCCCGACTCTCATCGCACAGCTCTCCGATATTCGCCAGATTGGTACTCGTGTTGGTGCTGCGTTTGCGATCCAGTCTTTTGGTGCTCTGACAGGAAGTCCCATCGCTGGGGCTATCGTGTCTGCTCAGAATGGTGACTATCTGGGCCTGCAGCTGTTTTGTGGCTGTTCTATGCTGGCCGGTTGCATATTTTTCGTCTTTGCGCGCTATGTGCAAGTCGGGTTGAAGGCTGTCAAGGTCTGAGGTCTGTCCAGCACGCACGGAAGAGAAAGTCACAGACTAGAGAGTCGCTGAGTTGGCAAAATAGGATCAAGGGCAAAAGCAGAAGGAACCCACACGAGACGGGATGAATGAAAACATTTAAAAACGGTTGACATTGAGAACGCAAGATAATCAGCATTTAATGAAAAAGATATCGCTAGCTTATACTGGCGTGAATAATGAGATTGCCGTCAAGTCAGATCAGGGTGGACAGACAATGCTTGTGGTACACATGAAAGAGCAATATACCAGAACAACTATACTTGGATGAGTTAGCAACACCTCCAAATGAGCTTGcagtaaataaagatagaatGAGCGGGTTCTCAGGATGTAGATATTCGTGAGCGTTGGAATCATTTATATCATAAACAGCCTCTGACTCGAGATATCATCATAGGACGGTAtacaagaagatggaaaaaATCAGACGTACCACGATGCTTCACAAAGAGGAAGTATGGTAAATGCATAGATAACGAGCTAAGTGTCTTGGTACAGTTAGTATTTTCCCTTGAATatttaatagacttatagcAAGTGAGAATAGGGGCTCAGGATGTAGATATTGGTGAGTGTTGGAATCATTAAGATCATAAACAGCCTCTGACTCGGTATATCATCATAGCAAAGTAAGAGAAACAGGGAAATACGTGACCTACCATGTGATATGATAACATGTGGTATTTCCTCATGATAGAAAGCTATCAAGGTAATCTACCATAGTCAGTGAATAGTTCAAAATAACATCATCAAAACCATGCGAATTAATAGGGGACTGTGCTCAGGATGTAGATGTTGGTGAGGTTCGGAATCATTTAAGATCATAAACAGCCTCTGACTCGGTGTATCATCATTGCAAAATGGGGAGGGATGAATGAAAGCTCAGATAACATACCTTTTGGGAGAGAACTGACTGCCCAAGCGTGAGTTGGCACAGTTCAGAGCTTCACATggaaacaaaacaaaactcCAATTCTCTAGTGTAgcatctcttcctcgcccaGAAGAGTTATGTACAATCGCTCCCGTCCCGTTCGCCCGCTTGTCGCATCGTGCTTATTGGCTACCCTCGACAGTCGCCTTAATGGGGTTAATCTCAACACCGTACTTCTCACTAAGTCGCTCTGCCCTTCGCTCCTCATATCCAGGAGGTCGGATACCTATCAAAGTGTGAGAGGTTGTCCGGCCACATGAAACGTCGTGCGCGACTTACCTCGGCCCTCGCCAATCTCTGAAATAGTCTGCTCAATTGGCAGTCGGGTGCTTCGTCGGATGATCTCCTTGCGCTCGAATTCGTCGTCCTCTCTCTTGAAGCTATCGTATCGGCCGCCGAGGTAGTGGAACATACCCTGGAAGATTGCGAGACCACCACCTAGTCCCATAACAACGGGCATTCGTCTGGCTGCAGCGTGTTAAATCATGCGGTTTTTGCGATTTGAGGTACAAGATCAGATCATACTGGGAAGGCCGAGAACTGAACCCAGGGCAAAGCCACCGAGAGCAGCAGAGAAGGCGTCGTCCTTTTCGCGGAGGTTCATTGAGCTTCGTGAGACGAAGACATATGCGGCGGGAGCGGCGGCTATATGACATAATTAGTACCGCTAACCCTCCAATTGATCTCGTCCACCACATCTATCGTACCTCCAATACCGATAATATGAGCACCTCGGGTGAAGACGCTCAAGATGCCGACATTGTTCTTGGCCATGGCATTCTTGACGGAGGACAGGAAGAGACCACTGAGAGCACCGATCACACCAGCCTTTGCGGTGTCATCGAGGACATCGTAAGGCTTGAAAAGGTTGTCGGCCTTCTTGTGTGCCTTCCAATTCGCGCTCGACGGGTGCTCCATTGCGATTGCTGTGAGGGAGAGGAGTTGGgagcttttatttcttggACCTGAGGTTGAAGCCGAGCTCTGGAAACTGTAGGATTGAGATGCCTCCACAAGAAACACGTGACGTTGGTCATCCAATTGCTCTGCTCTCATTGGTCAAGGAGAGCTCCATGAAATCCAAGTCCTCTGTCGCAGTACGTACCTCCGTCATGCCCCACCATCGCTGGACTTAGAGAAAAATTGGCTATGAACTTAATAGATATAGTCTTTGTCTTGAGCTTTAATTCTGAGTAGAGCTATTCGACGGGTTGCCATTGACTCATATAGAAGCTCGGTTTCTATTGATTTTATGCAATTATTTTAACTTCGGAAACTGCTCGACAATAAGGTTGTTACGCAGCTCATTTTCCTGGTCGACGTTATCCTGCCAAACCTCTTATACGACTTAATCTCACGTTTAGAGAAGTTGACCTCAACTTAGAATTAATTTATCAATACGCGATATTGGTTTTCTGTATAGACAAGACCGAAAGTATTGATTCCCCCAAGATGGAGCCAACAACAAGTGAAGGAGAGACAGATCTGCCTCATCAGGAGCCATCCTCACTATCAGAAAACTCAGCCAACACTGGAGATAGTGAGCAAACAGTCACCACCGACTCTCACACCAGGCCAACAGATAATGTGCCCCTTACAGAGGGCTCGAACATTCCTCAAAAACGGCCTGCAGATGACGAAGCCGCCGCACCAATGTCCAAGAACGCTCTCAAGCGTTTAAGAAAACAGCAGCAATGGGAAGCCGGAAAAGAGGAGCGCAAGCAGAAGCGAAAGGATAGCCGAGTCGCACGCAAAGTCCGCAAGCGTGAAGAAAGGGCAGCGCTTATCGCCCAGGGCATTGATCCAAATGCCAACAAGCAGCAGAAACCTCCTTCAGTCAATGTGCCTGTCACACTCATCTTCGACTGTGACTTTGAGCAGTACATGCGCGAGAAGGAGCTCATCTCACTCGGCAGCCAAATCACAAGATCATACTCAGAGAACAAAAATGCGAGATATCGTACACACATCTTCGTCTCGGGTTGGAATGGAAAATTGGCTGAGCGGTTCCACCAGATCCTCGATGACAAACACAAGAACTGGAAGGGCATTGACTTTGTGGACGGAGATTTCATCGAGTGTGCGAAGCAGGCCCGAAAGAGGATGAAGGATCCGAATGATCGCATGGTCGATCAACTCCAGAGGAGCTTGGATAACAAAATCCCTTGGGCAAGGGATGAAAAGGACCCTCTCCCCTTGCCTGACCCCGAGCCAGAGCCCTCTCCCGAATACCAGGACATCGTTTACCTATCATCAGACTCACCATACACACTCGAACGCCTCGAGCCCAACACAAGCTATGTCATCGGCGGCCTCGTCGACAAGAACCGCGAAAAGGGGCTGTGCTACAAACGAGCAAGGGAACGTGGCATCCGAACGGCTCGGCTGCCTATCGGCCAGTACATGGTGATGCAGAGCCGGACGGTTCTAGCGACAAACCACGTCGTCGAGATCATGCTCAAGTGGCTTGAGTATGAGAACTGGGGCGATGCGTTTATGAGTGTTATCCCTAAGCGCAAGGGCGGTCATTTGAGAGACCAGAGGGGTGATTCAGgtgaggcagaagaagctgagggtCAAGGGgccgaggagcttgaggaggaggatcaaGAGATAAAGGAccctgatgctgaggagaccACATCTCAAACCAGTACCCCTGAAGTCGAAGCTCCCTCAAAGTAGAAACATCTGTATTGGTGTCGTGCTGCGCCAGCCAGTTCCAAAAGCAAATACCAAATGTACCAAACGTACTAAATATACTGTTCATAAGTCTAGACCATCTCATATCGCATCTAAAAGTCCATGGTTTCATCCTCCCGCTCCCGTTTAACCTtgacatccttctcatccttcatcaaccCATTAACAAAGTGTCTGAACTGCTCAATATATGGCTTCAGGCTTGTCTTTTCCCAGTCAGCTATGCCTTTgccaccctcctcctcctcccccttCCAGGAGTCGATCTCGGCCAAAAGTTCCTGCACCGTAGGCACACCTAGAGGATCAAAGTCCTCGAGATTCTTTGTATTAATGGGCACACAAACTCGGCCGGTACCAGGATGTACGACAAAAGGACTCTTCAGCAAATGGTTGAGTTTCTTGCTGACTTCAATATCCAGTCGGGGGTAGGTGTATTCTAAGACGATGTCTTGCTTGGCTTCAAGGAGCTGTCTGGCGTCAAGGTTTTTGCTGGCGCCTGACTTTGCTACTGCGTCAATGTCTGCCCattttgaggctgatgcACGTCCTG from Fusarium fujikuroi IMI 58289 draft genome, chromosome FFUJ_chr04 harbors:
- a CDS encoding related to monocarboxylate transporter 2; translation: MARSTISSSSETINDRNLQPTTSTDPEKSGPQPIAKTEANIHPEPANAVAADLERGDNDEKKQKQPPAGPPPGMAPADFPDGGFEAWLVVFGGWCALFCTFGLVNCVGVFQKYYVSGPLRDYDSSAVSWITSVEVFFMVFCGAIFGSLFDNYGPKYLLWFGSIAYIFGLMMISLSKEYYQFFLSQSIVAAIGSSAVFNACMSSLVTWFFKRRAGAFGIMVSGSSLGGVVLPIMMDKMIHSVGFPWMMRTMAFMFLILLVFSCLTVKSRLPPRPKPFIVKDYINGLRELPILITVIGFFFFMWGMFLPFNYVLLQAQAAGMSKTLIPYLLPILNAVSIFGRIIPGIIADKIGRYNVMIIITFISALFCFCVWIPVKDTAGIVVFAVIFGFSSGGYISLVPTLIAQLSDIRQIGTRVGAAFAIQSFGALTGSPIAGAIVSAQNGDYLGLQLFCGCSMLAGCIFFVFARYVQVGLKAVKV
- a CDS encoding probable NADH2 dehydrogenase (ubiquinone) 21.3K chain, with the protein product MEHPSSANWKAHKKADNLFKPYDVLDDTAKAGVIGALSGLFLSSVKNAMAKNNVGILSVFTRGAHIIGIGAAAPAAYVFVSRSSMNLREKDDAFSAALGGFALGSVLGLPTRRMPVVMGLGGGLAIFQGMFHYLGGRYDSFKREDDEFERKEIIRRSTRLPIEQTISEIGEGRGIRPPGYEERRAERLSEKYGVEINPIKATVEGSQ
- a CDS encoding probable tRNA (guanine-N(1)-)-methyltransferase, with the protein product MEPTTSEGETDLPHQEPSSLSENSANTGDSEQTVTTDSHTRPTDNVPLTEGSNIPQKRPADDEAAAPMSKNALKRLRKQQQWEAGKEERKQKRKDSRVARKVRKREERAALIAQGIDPNANKQQKPPSVNVPVTLIFDCDFEQYMREKELISLGSQITRSYSENKNARYRTHIFVSGWNGKLAERFHQILDDKHKNWKGIDFVDGDFIECAKQARKRMKDPNDRMVDQLQRSLDNKIPWARDEKDPLPLPDPEPEPSPEYQDIVYLSSDSPYTLERLEPNTSYVIGGLVDKNREKGLCYKRARERGIRTARLPIGQYMVMQSRTVLATNHVVEIMLKWLEYENWGDAFMSVIPKRKGGHLRDQRGDSGEAEEAEGQGAEELEEEDQEIKDPDAEETTSQTSTPEVEAPSK